The Geoglobus acetivorans genome window below encodes:
- the gyrA gene encoding DNA gyrase subunit A, whose protein sequence is MEIARDISEELKVSYLDYAMSVIVGRAIPDVRDGLKPVQRRILYAMYEMGLYSNRPYRKSARIVGDVLGKYHPHGDSAVYDALVRMAQDFNMRYPLIDGQGNFGSIDGDEPAAMRYTEARLTKLAEEMLADIDKETVDFIPNFDATLKEPVVLPARLPNLLINGSSGIAVGMATNMPPHNLREICGAIIAYIENEDITVEELMEYVKGPDFPTGGIIVGTGGIRDAYQTGRGKITVRGRAEIEDNSIVIREIPYQVNKANLVEKIAGLARDGKIEEIKTVRDESDREGIRIVVELKNGANAGVVLNRLYKYTQLQTTFGIINLALVDNQPRVMSLKELIAEFVRHRREVVRRRAEYELRKAEERLHIVEGLKIAIENIDEAIEIIKKSESTEVAKRGLVERFELTEKQAEAILQMRLQRLTAMEIDSLLKEYRELKEKIEELKSILASRRKIDEIIIRETREIAEKYGDERRTRILADVGEITEADLIAEEENLLIVTKSGYVKRVDLKSFRAQGRGGVGVQGINLRNEDEIAFLGIVNSAHRLILFTNKGRAYWINAYEIPKLDRVARGTSLRNMVSMESDEHVISALSVEEFKGEILLLTADGYIKTVKLSEFENAKRSGIIAVTGEPVAVKPARGKEVIITTRNGMLVRFDRSEVPTYGRTAKGVKAIRLKSGDEIAWMDCGSEREILLLSENGYGKRVKTGEFRKISRGGQGVICFKATSKTGKVVFAEFVRGNGLFAFSRDGNAILVNMDEISVQGRNTTGVIVARNGVVKATQVNL, encoded by the coding sequence ATGGAAATTGCGAGAGACATTTCTGAGGAGCTTAAAGTCTCCTATCTGGATTATGCGATGAGTGTAATTGTGGGCAGAGCCATTCCGGATGTTAGGGATGGTTTGAAACCCGTGCAGAGAAGAATTCTCTATGCAATGTATGAGATGGGACTTTACAGCAACAGACCCTACAGAAAATCGGCCAGAATCGTGGGAGATGTGCTCGGTAAGTATCACCCCCATGGCGATTCTGCAGTTTACGATGCTCTTGTTAGAATGGCACAGGACTTCAACATGCGCTACCCGCTCATTGACGGGCAGGGCAATTTCGGCAGCATTGATGGGGACGAACCGGCTGCGATGAGGTATACCGAGGCGAGGCTTACAAAATTGGCGGAAGAGATGCTTGCAGATATTGACAAGGAAACGGTTGACTTCATCCCTAACTTTGATGCCACTCTTAAGGAACCGGTTGTTCTTCCTGCCAGGCTTCCCAACCTGCTGATTAACGGTTCAAGTGGTATTGCCGTCGGAATGGCAACGAACATGCCTCCACACAATCTGAGGGAAATCTGTGGTGCGATAATTGCATACATAGAGAACGAGGATATCACCGTCGAAGAGCTGATGGAATACGTTAAGGGTCCGGACTTCCCAACCGGGGGCATTATTGTGGGAACCGGAGGTATCAGGGATGCCTACCAAACCGGAAGGGGCAAGATTACTGTGAGGGGCAGGGCGGAAATCGAGGACAACTCGATAGTGATAAGGGAGATACCCTATCAGGTTAACAAGGCAAATCTTGTTGAAAAAATTGCAGGACTTGCGAGAGATGGGAAAATAGAGGAAATAAAGACGGTAAGAGACGAGTCCGACAGAGAAGGAATAAGAATTGTTGTCGAACTGAAAAACGGTGCAAATGCCGGAGTGGTCCTGAACAGGCTTTACAAGTACACCCAGCTTCAAACAACTTTTGGAATAATTAATCTGGCACTTGTGGACAACCAGCCGAGGGTGATGAGCCTTAAAGAACTGATCGCAGAGTTTGTCAGGCACAGGAGAGAGGTTGTGAGGAGAAGGGCAGAGTATGAACTCAGGAAAGCCGAAGAAAGGCTCCACATTGTGGAAGGTTTGAAAATAGCTATAGAAAATATTGACGAGGCCATTGAGATAATCAAGAAATCTGAAAGTACTGAGGTTGCCAAGAGAGGCCTTGTGGAAAGGTTCGAGCTTACAGAAAAGCAGGCTGAAGCCATACTTCAGATGAGGCTTCAGAGGCTCACTGCAATGGAGATTGACAGCCTTCTTAAGGAATACAGGGAGCTGAAGGAGAAAATTGAGGAACTGAAGTCAATTCTCGCAAGCAGGAGGAAGATAGACGAAATCATAATCCGGGAAACCAGGGAAATTGCAGAAAAATACGGTGATGAAAGGAGAACCAGAATTCTTGCAGATGTCGGGGAGATAACCGAGGCGGATCTGATAGCTGAGGAGGAGAATCTTCTGATCGTGACAAAAAGCGGGTATGTCAAGAGGGTTGACCTCAAATCCTTCAGGGCGCAGGGTAGAGGCGGAGTGGGAGTTCAGGGCATAAATCTGAGGAATGAGGACGAGATTGCCTTTCTCGGTATTGTGAACTCAGCCCACAGGCTAATTCTTTTCACGAACAAAGGCAGGGCGTACTGGATAAATGCATACGAGATACCCAAGCTTGACAGGGTGGCAAGGGGAACGAGTCTCAGAAACATGGTCTCCATGGAAAGTGATGAGCACGTCATCTCTGCATTATCTGTGGAGGAGTTTAAAGGGGAAATTTTACTGCTGACTGCAGATGGCTATATAAAGACGGTGAAGCTTTCGGAGTTTGAAAATGCCAAGAGATCTGGAATTATTGCTGTAACGGGAGAGCCTGTTGCCGTTAAACCTGCAAGAGGGAAGGAGGTCATTATCACAACCCGGAACGGAATGCTTGTAAGGTTTGATAGGTCTGAGGTTCCAACATATGGCAGGACTGCAAAGGGTGTGAAGGCAATCAGGCTGAAAAGCGGAGATGAAATTGCATGGATGGATTGTGGTAGCGAGAGGGAGATACTGCTGCTCTCAGAGAACGGATACGGTAAACGGGTTAAAACCGGAGAGTTCAGGAAAATCTCGAGAGGTGGGCAGGGAGTCATCTGCTTTAAAGCTACATCCAAGACAGGAAAGGTTGTTTTTGCTGAATTTGTCAGGGGCAACGGGCTGTTTGCGTTCAGCAGAGACGGTAATGCGATACTTGTGAACATGGACGAGATTTCAGTGCAGGGAAGGAACACGACCGGTGTAATTGTGGCCAGAAATGGCGTTGTGAAGGCCACACAGGTGAATTTATGA